Proteins found in one Maridesulfovibrio sp. genomic segment:
- the buk gene encoding butyrate kinase has product MGSRILVINPGSTSTKVAIFNDEKLCFDAEANHPREIIDKFSNAMEQKEFRSAAIMELIRDELQQGTPDMVVGRGGLLRPIPGGPYTITDEMISDLENERYGSHSCNLGAIIARELAEKWSVPSIIMDPPVTDEIEPRAKITGLPEITRRSVFHALSQRGAARSVAAKMGLDYEKSRFLVAHMGGGISIGAHREGKIVDVLNGLDGEGPFTPERSGTLPLVPLIELVESGKYSCAELKKTITSGCGLLGLTGTNDLRLIEPRIDAGDEKAKLVFDGLVYNIAKHICSYIPALISEETRKAPADAVILTGGLARSKRLVTGIEKLVGFIAPVHVITGLEEMEVMGRGGLAVLRGEMRPQDYRA; this is encoded by the coding sequence ATGGGGTCTAGAATTCTTGTAATCAATCCCGGTTCCACTTCTACTAAGGTGGCAATTTTTAACGATGAAAAATTATGCTTTGACGCAGAAGCAAACCACCCCCGCGAAATTATAGATAAATTTTCCAATGCAATGGAGCAGAAAGAGTTTCGCAGTGCGGCTATTATGGAACTTATTAGAGATGAGCTTCAGCAGGGTACACCGGATATGGTCGTAGGCCGCGGAGGATTGCTTAGGCCTATCCCCGGAGGACCTTATACAATAACTGATGAAATGATCTCCGACCTTGAAAACGAGCGCTATGGCTCCCATTCCTGCAATCTGGGAGCAATCATTGCCCGTGAGTTGGCTGAAAAATGGTCTGTCCCTTCAATTATTATGGACCCGCCGGTTACTGATGAAATTGAGCCGCGAGCCAAAATCACCGGTCTGCCGGAAATCACCAGACGCAGCGTATTTCATGCCCTCAGCCAGCGAGGAGCAGCGCGCAGTGTCGCGGCTAAAATGGGACTGGACTATGAAAAATCAAGATTTTTAGTCGCTCACATGGGCGGAGGGATTTCCATTGGGGCCCATCGCGAAGGTAAAATTGTCGATGTCTTAAACGGGCTTGACGGCGAAGGCCCCTTCACCCCTGAACGTTCCGGCACTCTTCCACTGGTCCCGCTCATCGAGCTTGTGGAATCCGGCAAATACAGCTGTGCGGAGTTAAAAAAAACCATCACCTCCGGCTGCGGCCTGCTCGGTCTGACCGGAACCAACGACCTCCGCTTGATTGAACCGCGCATAGATGCGGGTGATGAGAAGGCTAAGCTGGTCTTTGACGGCCTAGTCTACAACATTGCAAAACACATCTGCTCGTACATTCCGGCCCTCATAAGCGAGGAAACGCGCAAGGCCCCGGCAGATGCAGTGATTCTAACCGGCGGTCTGGCCCGTAGCAAACGTCTTGTTACCGGTATAGAAAAGCTTGTCGGCTTTATTGCCCCAGTGCATGTGATCACCGGGCTGGAAGAAATGGAAGTAATGGGCCGCGGCGGTCTGGCTGTACTTCGCGGGGAAATGCGTCCACAGGATTATCGCGCCTAG
- the nifU gene encoding Fe-S cluster assembly protein NifU, producing the protein MWEYTDKVQEHFLHPLNVGVIEDADAIGEIGSLSCGDALRLFLKIDENERILDAKFQTFGCASAIASSSVLTEIIKGMTLDEASKVTNKEIAEALGGLPKEKMHCSVMGQEALEDAIRKYRGLDAAPAPEGEIVCKCFGVTDVQIRRAVEENKLTTLEEVTNFTKAGGGCEECHDRIQEIITETITGEAAKPAPEPEKPAKMTNIKRFQLVSKTIDEEIRPALNKDGGDIELIDIDGHDVIVSLRGSCVGCPSSGHTLKGFVERRLKETVEPEITVREG; encoded by the coding sequence ATGTGGGAATACACAGACAAGGTTCAGGAACACTTTCTCCACCCACTCAATGTAGGGGTAATTGAAGACGCTGACGCCATCGGTGAAATCGGATCACTTTCCTGCGGGGACGCCCTGCGGCTTTTTCTCAAAATAGATGAGAATGAACGGATTCTGGATGCCAAGTTTCAAACTTTCGGCTGTGCCAGCGCGATTGCTTCCAGCTCAGTACTTACAGAAATCATCAAGGGCATGACTCTTGATGAAGCCAGCAAGGTTACCAACAAGGAAATTGCCGAAGCTCTCGGCGGGCTTCCTAAGGAAAAGATGCATTGTTCGGTTATGGGACAGGAAGCTCTTGAAGACGCAATCCGCAAGTATCGCGGCCTTGATGCAGCCCCTGCGCCGGAAGGTGAAATTGTCTGTAAGTGTTTCGGCGTCACTGATGTCCAGATCAGACGGGCAGTTGAAGAGAACAAGCTGACCACCCTTGAAGAAGTGACCAACTTCACCAAGGCCGGTGGAGGCTGTGAAGAATGTCATGATCGGATTCAGGAGATCATTACTGAAACCATCACCGGCGAAGCGGCCAAGCCCGCACCGGAACCGGAAAAGCCGGCCAAGATGACCAACATCAAGCGTTTCCAACTGGTCTCCAAGACTATTGATGAAGAAATCCGCCCGGCCCTGAACAAGGACGGCGGCGACATTGAGCTTATCGACATTGACGGGCACGATGTGATTGTATCCCTGCGCGGATCATGCGTGGGTTGCCCTTCCAGCGGACACACTCTCAAGGGATTTGTGGAAAGACGCCTCAAGGAAACCGTTGAACCAGAAATCACAGTACGGGAGGGCTAA
- the nifS gene encoding cysteine desulfurase NifS, with protein sequence MSVYLDNNATTMVAPEVRDAILPLLGDEYGNPSSMHRLGGQSGMLMEQARQKIAAGLNCSPDEIIFTSCGTEGDNTAIFSALEAQPEKRHLITTRVEHPAVLNVAKHYERKGYDVTFLSVDSKGLFDLDQYRAAIRPDTALISVMYANNESGVISPIQEMAEIAKERGVLFHTDAVQAVGKIPIDLQTLPVDYLALSGHKIHAPKGIGALFVRKNAPFRPFMLGGHQENGRRGGTENIPGIIGLGIAMELATKHIDEENTRVRAMRDRLEKGLMASIPDAIINGDTENRLPNTLSIAFKYIEGEAMLLLLDQFGIAASSGSACTSGSLEPSHVLRAMGVPFTFAHGSLRFSLSIYNTDEDIDLVLKELPPIISRLREMSPFRRGDEGLDWKDDHDH encoded by the coding sequence ATGTCAGTATATCTCGACAACAACGCCACGACAATGGTCGCCCCTGAAGTACGTGATGCGATACTTCCCCTGCTTGGAGACGAGTACGGCAACCCCTCCTCCATGCATCGCCTCGGAGGTCAGTCCGGCATGCTCATGGAACAGGCCAGGCAGAAAATCGCTGCTGGTCTGAACTGCTCTCCTGACGAGATCATCTTCACCTCCTGCGGCACCGAGGGAGACAACACAGCGATATTCTCCGCTCTGGAAGCCCAACCCGAGAAACGTCACCTCATCACTACCCGTGTTGAGCATCCGGCCGTGCTTAATGTTGCCAAGCATTATGAGCGCAAAGGTTATGATGTGACCTTTCTGTCGGTTGATTCAAAAGGTCTTTTCGACCTCGATCAGTACCGGGCGGCAATCCGGCCCGACACCGCCCTTATTTCGGTAATGTACGCCAACAACGAATCCGGCGTTATTTCCCCCATTCAGGAAATGGCAGAGATAGCCAAAGAACGCGGCGTGCTTTTTCATACTGACGCGGTACAAGCCGTGGGCAAAATCCCCATCGACCTGCAGACCCTGCCGGTCGACTACCTTGCCCTTTCCGGACATAAAATTCATGCACCCAAGGGCATCGGTGCTCTGTTCGTACGCAAAAATGCGCCCTTCCGCCCGTTTATGCTTGGCGGTCATCAGGAAAACGGCAGACGCGGCGGAACGGAAAACATTCCGGGCATCATCGGCCTCGGCATAGCAATGGAGCTGGCTACCAAGCACATCGATGAAGAAAACACCCGTGTGCGGGCCATGCGTGACCGTCTTGAAAAGGGGCTGATGGCTTCCATTCCCGACGCCATCATCAACGGCGATACGGAAAACAGACTGCCCAACACCCTGTCCATAGCTTTCAAGTACATTGAAGGTGAAGCCATGCTGCTTCTGCTGGACCAGTTCGGAATCGCTGCCAGCTCCGGCTCAGCGTGTACTTCCGGATCACTGGAGCCTTCGCACGTGCTCCGGGCAATGGGTGTTCCCTTTACTTTCGCTCACGGATCGCTACGTTTCTCCCTGTCGATCTACAATACCGATGAGGATATAGACCTCGTGCTTAAGGAACTTCCGCCCATTATCAGCAGGCTGCGCGAGATGTCCCCCTTCCGCCGGGGTGATGAAGGACTGGACTGGAAGGACGATCACGATCATTAA
- a CDS encoding TetR/AcrR family transcriptional regulator — protein sequence MTLKVVPINTLTATRRKILHAAYKCAAKRGFNNLDVDEIVLKAGVSRKILYRYFNGLENLMSELAVSGMYWPTTEELLSNAPVEFPEVEPEKQVAAFFTALRRTLETRPDTLRLLAWEMLERTQLSDLLEDVRVRTALEFFEHMTPDVPDDVDLAAAVAILGGAISYLSIRSLNTKHYGGVSLQDEVGWDRMEKAMGDMLRGLLCPCRDPNAQER from the coding sequence ATGACATTAAAAGTAGTACCTATCAATACACTTACCGCTACACGCCGTAAAATCCTGCATGCCGCCTACAAATGCGCTGCCAAAAGAGGATTCAATAACCTTGATGTGGATGAGATAGTTCTTAAAGCCGGGGTGTCCCGTAAAATTCTTTACCGTTATTTTAACGGCTTGGAAAATTTGATGAGTGAGCTTGCCGTCTCCGGGATGTACTGGCCCACAACCGAGGAGTTACTGTCCAATGCGCCTGTAGAATTTCCGGAAGTAGAGCCGGAAAAGCAGGTGGCCGCATTTTTCACCGCCCTGCGTCGGACTCTGGAGACAAGGCCGGATACACTACGTCTGCTTGCTTGGGAAATGCTTGAACGAACGCAGCTCTCGGATCTTCTGGAGGATGTGAGGGTGCGAACCGCGCTGGAATTTTTTGAGCACATGACCCCGGATGTCCCCGATGATGTAGACCTTGCCGCCGCGGTGGCGATTTTGGGGGGAGCCATATCCTACCTTTCCATACGTTCTTTAAACACCAAGCATTACGGCGGCGTAAGCCTGCAGGATGAAGTTGGCTGGGACCGGATGGAAAAGGCTATGGGTGATATGTTACGCGGGCTGCTTTGCCCCTGCCGGGACCCGAATGCGCAGGAGCGTTAG